Below is a window of Callospermophilus lateralis isolate mCalLat2 chromosome 9, mCalLat2.hap1, whole genome shotgun sequence DNA.
GAGAGAGCGGGGGTCCCCACCTGTCCCTGAGTCCTAAAGACTTTCAGGGGGCTTTCGGGAGAGGGCGCTGTCTCTCCTGCACCTGCGACCTCCAGCGAGTGGCCTCAATTCTCGGAAGCTCACTTTTCTCATCTCTAAAGTGGGACTACGGTGGCGCCCCGGGGGCTGCTCGCAGGACCAGCAAGGCCGTGTATCCGAGGCCCCACTAGTGTCCAGGGCCCCCCGCCTCCCGCCCACCTCCATCACGAACTGTCCCGCGTAGGTGCCGGTCATGGTGGAGCTCTGCCCGGCCGCCAGGAGACCCACCGCCCAGATGTAGAGCGCCGCGGGGCCGAAGAGGCACCCCAGGATCACGCCCTGGAGCGAGGGGCGGGGTCAGAGCTTCGGCCCCGCCCCGTGGGCGGGGACAGGCGGGGCCCGCTCGCGCCCACCTCCCCGCTCGCTGGCGCTTACTCCTTGGTAAATGTCCACCGACACCGTGTCGTTGTTCCTGGGGAAGATGGAGGCGTAGTCGTGGAGGCTGCTGTTGGCACAGACGCTGTACTGCGGCACCGGGCCGGGGGGCGAGATGGGGAGCCCAGACTTAGTCTTGGAAAGTCAGACCCCAGGCCTGGGCCGAGGCCAGCAGCTGGTGGCCTGCACACAGAATCTGGCCCGACTGTGGCTGTCACGGCTTTTTGTCCCGCCCCCTTTAATGTGAATTCGTGGCCTGTATTTAAAGTTGGGAAGGATACCCAGGGGACTCGGTTTCCAGCctcagaggagctggcactacccAGAAAATCCCGGGGCCCTGCGGTCCCCTCTTCCTCCCATCGGAACCCCTTCCCACAGCTCTGAGGCCATCTGACCCCGGAGACCACCGTCTGACCTTGGAGACGCAGTCTGCAGTCCCGACTTAGTCCCTCTCTCCTTGCGCCAAGGAACAGGGTGTGACCCCCACCCATCACATGGCAAAGCCCTGGCAGTGCCAGTTCCTGGGAGGCCTTGCCACAGACCTCCCCCACAGGCCTCCAGCGCTGGCCAGTGCTGTGACAGCCTCGGGACCCACAGACACGGGCTCAAACCCAGGAAGCCAGGAGGAGCAGTCTGTTCCTGCTTTCAGCACAAATGTCACCTCCAAGAAGCCTTCCTGACCCCCTGTCCCCCAGCACAGTTGTTCTTGGTCTCTGACTCCTCCTGACTTTTCCCAGGGCCGAGGGGCTGCCTGCTAGTAAGTGCCTGATAACGATCGATGGGCTGAGCGGATGGTGGGCCGCTGGGGAGAGGGACCCGGAGTAGGGGCCGAGGCTCAGAAGGCACGGCTGGCCGCGGTGCCTGGAGTCCCCCAGGAGGGCCAGGGGGTGAGGTGCGTAGTCAGGGCCAGCCGGCTCACCGCGTCCTGGTTGGTCTTCTGGAAGAAGGCCTGCCCGAAGACGGCCATGACGAAGAGGTTGATGACCAAGGAGACGGAGAGGGCGATGGTGGCCTCGATCAGGAAGTACATGTTGGCCTCTCGGATTTCCGCCCGGCTGGCACGGTCCACCTCTCGGGACTATGAAGATCAAAGGGAGAGGGAAGAGCCAAAGTCCTCAGAGTCACACCAGTGTCCCCTGCCTTCCCACTTGCACCTCTGTCCCCTCTAAACCCCAGTTCTTCTGAAGACCCCGTGTGGCAATCTGGTTCAGAACCTGGTCAGCTGCCTCCTTCCTATATCCTTGTTCTTGCCAGAGGCCGCTCCACAGTGACCGGCTATGAGAATAAAGGAAGACAGGCCTTTGAGATCCCCCTGTAAATCAGTCTGACACTGTCCCTTTCACTCACCTCGTTACATCCTTAAACACCTGTTTTAtttctgcctcagggcctttgcactcgcTCTTCCCTCTGCTTGCAATAGCTTCTCCCTGTCTTTGGTCACTGTCTACCAGACTTCTCTTCTGTTTCCTTCAGAGGACCTTTCACAGTCCACAGTCCCTTCCTTTGTTTGCTTGATCCTTGCCCATCTCCCCTCCTAGAATACAGGCTCTGGGAAGGCAGGGCCTTGACTGCTTTTTCAACGTTGACCCTTAGCTCTCTGCACACAGCAGAtgctcctttttttaaaattttattaaatattttttgtagttgtagatggacagaatgcctttgctttatttgtctattttaatgtggtgctgaggatcgaacccagtgcctcacacgggctaggcaagcgctctgccgctCAGCCCCAGCCCGAGCCCCAGCCCATGATGCTCCTTTTAAAATAGAGACTGAGCCTTTCCGCGCTCAGACCTTGAAGGAGCCGAGGGGCGGGGTTCCAGGCTTGGGGGCGGGGCCAGTGCGGCTCTAAGGAGGCCTGTCTTCGTCCCCTCCCTCCAATCACCTTGACCAAGGCTGAGTGCAGGTAAATATTGTGGGGCATGATGATGGCGCCCACGATGCCCACGGCCTGCAGCAGCTCTGAATGGCCGCAGCCCGGGCACGAGGGCAGGAACAGGTCTCGAAGAAGCGGTCCCTGCGCCGGCCGAGCCACCAAGTACTGTAGGGAGGAGAGGGTCAGCCACTAAAGCTGGGACACGCCTCTCCCTCCAGCCCAGCACCTGGGGGCTTGTCCTAGGGCGCTGCCTccacccctgggcctgcaggAGCAGGGAGTGCCCTGGCTTCCCACCTCGTAGCCGAAAGTCAAGGCCATGATGGTGATCAGGAATCCAAAAAAAGCTTCCAGCTTCCGCAACCCTAGGGGCAGAGCAAACCAACCAACACCGCAATTTGAATGGCTGGTATTTTGAGCACTTTGTTCCCGCGCTGTGCCAAGGCTTAAGGTATTGTACCCACCTGAGCCACTGTTTCCCCATGTTGCAGATGGAAAAACAGCTGGGCCTCCAGGGCGGGCAGGGGGGAGTCAGCCCCGCCCAGCGCAGCCGGCCCCAGGCTCAGCGCCCAGCCTGCGCCTCCCACCTGGGCCAGGAGCGCTCACTCACCATAGTTAtccaggaagaggaagaagaaggtgTCCACAATGGTGATCAGGACGCCACCCCAGAGCGGGATTCTGAAACCACAGTGGCCGGGGTCAGCCCAGCCTGGTCCAGCGTCTCCCACTACAGTCCTCAGCGCATGGACTGTGGGACCAGGCCTCTGGGGTGCAGGAGCCCAAGCGAGGACAGCGGGCAAGGAGGAGGGAAGCCCTGAGAGTCAACCCATCACTCCAGGCCCAGCGAAGCCCGCAGGGGGCCAGGAAGGCAGGAGGCTCTGAGCCATAGTCCTCTTTAGAGCTCCCTAAGTCACATCTGTGGGACTTTACAGAGGTCACTTTACATTCTGAGAAATGGAGCAGCAGCCCTATGTCAGAGGGGACAGCAAGATAAAACGGAGTCCAGGAGGTACATGGTCTGGGAAAGAAATAGCAGCTCTCCCCAGCCCTGGACTGAAGGGTGGGTGCCCACGGGGTGGTACCGTCCAGCTGAGAGCAGGTTGAAAGCAATGGCTGTGCCGATGACCTCCTGCATGTCGGAGCCCACGATGGCGAGCTCGATGGTCAGCCAGAGGAGGGTGCGGGGCACCTAGGAAGAGGAGCCGGTCTTTCATCAAAGCGGGTCAGGCACTTGCCTGCAGTTTCAGCCTCACGCCCACCTTTTCTTCCCTGTACTGTGCTGCGGGGCTAGCAGCCTGCAGACCACCCTCCCCAGGCAGCCTTGCCAGGCTTTGGAAGCGGTGCTTATGCAGGATGGCGGTGTTTTGGATTCGGCTTCTGTGTGTCCCCCCAAGATGCGTGTGCTACAAGCTTGGTTCCCTGGCAGCAATGTTGAGAGGTGGTAGAaattttaagaggtggggcctaactGGACTTGGTGGTGCACCTTGTAATCCCagggattcaggaggctgaggcaggaggattgcaagttcaaggccaatttcagcaatttagggaggccctaagcaacttagcaagactctgcctcaaaataaaaagggctggggaagaggcttagtggttaggtgcccctgagttcaatcccgggactaaaaacaaacaaacaaacaaacaaaaaataaataaataaagaggtgGGACCTGGAGGAAGGCAGGGAGATGATTGAGGTGTTGCTCTCAGAAAGGATTCATGTaattctcatgggaccttagttaGTTCCCAAGAGTGTGAATTGTTACAAAAGAGCAAGCCTGGCCCTGAGTGGCTCTGACTTCCTGTCTCACCATGGCTTCCTGTCTGGCCATGTCATCCCTTCTTCCTGTGTTCCTGCTATTGTAATGCCATGTGCCACTAGAGTCACACAGAATCAACGCCACACTCTTGGATCTCCAGAACTTGAGCTAtataaacctgttttcttcacaaTAGACCCAACCTCAGTTATTTTGTTATTGCAGTGACAAATAAACTAAGAGATTGGGCACAGAGAAATAATTTTCCCTGATTCTGGCGGTGTTTCTGGCAGAGTCACTAGCAAGGACACCAGCTAACTGAGCTCCAGCCACACTTGTGGTCATTTAAGCAGTGGCCACAATGCTTCTGGAAACTTAGTGGCAAATGATGACTCTTGGGCTCATGCCAGGAGTATATCAGTTTTCTGAGCTTTGGTGAAATCTTTTGCCTTTGCTCCTCCAGCCCCTCAAACTGAGTGCCTGCACTGAATCCCTTGGAAATGTCTCATGGTATAATTTCTGTTTTCCTGCCTGGACATGGACAGCAGTGACCTTCCTTGAGCTGATGCCTTTCAGTTTCTGCCTTGGGCAATCACATCCCCAGGTTCTAATTTCCCCTTCTGTAAAACACGTGTTTCACCCCGATGCTCCGCGAGTCTGTGTGCTGTTTGTTTGAGCCTCAGTCTTCTCATCTGTCAACTGGGCTTGCTTGCCACACTTGGGTGAGATGATGGACAGCTTTCATTTGATCATGGAAGCTGTAAGTAGCTGCTCAGGGTTCGAAATCTGAGGGTGCTTCTGTCCAGGCCCCCTACATTTACCTTAGGGTAGTAGAGGTGGCAGACCTCGCCCAAGTCCTTGCCCGTCACCACGCCTAGCCGGGCAGCCAGTCTCTGGCACAGCAGGCCCAGCACGGTGGCCCAGAGCAGCACCCAGAGCAGCTGTGAAGAGGCAGGGAGAGCTTCAGCCAGGGGGGCCTGTCCTGGAAGGCTGCAAGCTGGGGACACCTAACCCAGGACACCCCGTGGGGAGAGGCAGGAAGACGGAGCAGGAACCAGCTTCGCAGGCTGCCCTGGGGGACCCCTTCCTGTCCCATTTGAACCAGGAAGACCACCTCCCTGGCAGCCCTGAGGACCCCTGGCCAGCCGAGGGCTCTGCTCTCAGCCTGGTCACCTCCCACCCCACTGAGGCCCCGACTTGGTCACTTTGAATCCAGCCACGGCGCCAGCCTGCAGATCCGATTCGATGTTTCCCGGGTCCAGGAAGGCGATGCTCATGAGGAAGCCAGGGCCCGTGAAGGCCCACAGTCTCCGGAGGCTGAAGGTGCCCTGGtgggggagcagagggaggagagCCTGGGAATGGGGGTGGCAGCAGCTGCCTTGGCCGGCCCCTCCATCCAGGCTCCATTGCCTGTCCCCAGAGCTGCCCTGTCCCCAGACATGGCAGGGGACACGTGTGGAGGAACCGGTAGGGTTTGCTGAGTCACGGAGGATCTGCTTTCTGAATTGGTCACGTTCCGCAGTCTCAGCAGCATCCTGCACTTGACTTGCCTACCTCTTGCCGGTTTGACTCAGCAGGTCCTCGGGCTCCAAGAGGGGAGCACTCTGGGGGTCAAGCCGCCCTGGTCCAGTTCCTCGCTCCTTAGCCCCTCTCAGATCACAGGGGTCTCTCTGGGGTCCACTGAGGCTGGGGTCCCCCACCCCATTCCAGGGCTTGGCCAGTCAGTCAGACTAGGAATCGGCTAGATTCTGGTGACAGCTTCTTTGGAAGCTGAAACGAATCTGGAGGCGGCAATCCTAATTCACCCGGGGCCCTTTCCCTTCCTAGAAAGCTGAGATCCATTCAGAAATGGCTCCATTCAGAAAGCCGTTTGGTCATTTTTAGACAACCGTGGCATTTTCCAGCTAAGGAAGGGGCACTTCCACGGTCACTGCTGACTTGGGACCCTATCGACCCTGGAAGCCCCCAGGAAGTTCCAGAAGGCCCACCGGTTTCGCGTCTGGGATGGGAATCTTCTCGCTCAGGTAGGTCTCCCTGGGAGGCGCTTGTTGGGGCCCTGGGCCAGGAGGGCTGGAGATGGAGCCATAGCTGGGCCTGCTCAGCCCCCAGGGCCTCCCGTCACCTGTGAGGAGTGCAGGAGGCATACTGAGTGCCCTGCCTCTTCCTAGAGCCCAGACTTCAAGCCAttgcctcctccctctcctcttctTGGCAAAGTAGAGAAATGAAAGTCCTTGGCCTTCACCTTGGGTCCCTCACCTCCACCCCTTGACCTGATGTTTCAGAGGTGTGGGAACTGGAAGTTTCAGAACCACTTTCCCAGAATTCCCCACCCTCCGATCTCAGAGGTGTGAGAGAGACACCAGACTCCAGGAAGGGCAAGTTGAGGCCACCATGTCCTCCATCCTTGCCTCCTCCCAGGGACCAGAAAGCTCAGGGGCCCTGTCTACAGAGACCAGACATGGGAATAACAGGCCCTTCAAGGGGGAAGATCTCAACCCCAGCGCTTCTGGGTCAGAACTGTGGTCCTGGCCACGACTCCCTTGGGGGACCAGGGGCTTCCTTGCCTCCTCAGACCTCCCCCAGACCTAGTGTCCTTCTCCACCCTGCCCTCCTAATCAGGGGAGCCCCTGGAGGCCACTACTCACTCGTCATGAGAACACAGGCGTCCGGTATGTGGTGAGTTCAGGGATGTGCTGGGCACCCCTCAGCCTGCACCCGCTCTGTGGGGCTGGTGCGAGTGACTCGGGGAACACACCCTCCTGCCCATCACCCTGGCTCCGTCTCTTACATCACTGGATGcggacactcacacactcacacactgggGCGTTGTGAAACTCTCCAAAGGCAGAAGTGGCCAGCTCTGGCGGAAGGGTCTGGTCACCCACAACATGGTTCCTCTCTCGGATGCCCTATGCCCTTCAACATCTCTGGCTCCCCTCCAGGCTCCCCATGTTCTGTGTCTCCCAAATGAACTCTGATTTCAGGCACTTCCTGATTAGCAGGTTGGAACTTTGATCGCCCTCATTTCCAGGGAGGGGAGAGGGTTGAGGAGAGTTCCATCCAGTGGCCCTGCTTCAGTCACAAGCCTGCGCGACGGCACCTCTTGGAAATGCTCAGCTATGGGCTTCGGGGGGATTCTGGGTTGGTGAacacactgggtgctaagtgaacCACATCAATAACCTTGCTCTGTGCGTTCCTCCTATTCGGTTGTCCCTGGGTAAATCCTTTATGAGAAACCTATAATATGAAGTAGTGTTTTCCTGAGTTCCTAAGTTTCCTAAGGGTTGTGGGAACCTCCAATTTGCAGCCAACTTGGAAAGAGGCGTGTATAACTTAGGGACCCGCTACTTACACTTGGCATCTAAAGAAGGGGGCCAGCCTGGTGGGACCGTCTAATTTGTGGGGATTGTGTTAACTCCAGGTAGTTAGGGTCAGAGTTGAGTTACATGGGAGAACACCCCATGTGGTGTCAGAAGTGTGGAGAGGAAGGAAACAAAGTGGCCCTCTTTCAGAGATTTTTAGGCCCAGAGTTGATCTAGAATAGGATTTATTCCCATATTGAGTCAAAACCTTTAGATGACGCCTGGGAACCCAGGGTGAGAGTGGGGAGCCAATTTCCTGGCATCTCAATGACGGGGCAGGCTAGAGGAACTGGAGAGATGGCAGTGTGACAGGGGAGAGGAATGGGTCCAGGGGACACGGCACCCTCATGGCTTGTCACCACGCAATCCTATTGCACAAGGTACCACATCATCCTGGCCCCTGAGGTCTGCACACATTTCCCAATCACTAACCCGGGCTCCTGTGGGCTTGGCGGGCTGGGACTGGGAGCCTTCCTGGCTGCGTATTTGGTGGTGGtcggtgggggggggggcggctttCCAACAGCTAGGAACTCAGTAAACGTAACTGATCATCCATTGATCAGTGTCCCTCACAACCTCTAAGTTACAGAACAGGGGGTCTGTGCCATGGTCAAGAGCAGAGATCCTGGGCAGAGACTCAGGGAGCAGAAGTTCTAGAAGAGCGGCAGAAACCTACAGAGATATCCCCAGAATCTGGGGGTGGTGCTGAATGCCAACCCCTGCCCAGTTTGGGTGAAATCGCATAATTctcagttcactcaaaatgggtcACAGACTTAAATGTCAGTCTGCAAGTATCAGAGTGTTAAGAAAACAGGCAGGAGAAATGCTTCAGATCCAGAACCAAATGAAGGCTTCCCGGACTTGATCACCAAAAGCCTGGTccatgaaggagaaaacagatgaGTTGAACCTCAGATAAAAAATCAAAGACATTTTCAAATTGAAACCTTTTATTTCAAATTGAAATCTGCTCTATGAGAGACCCTGTTAAAATGATTAAAAGACAAGATAAAGCTGGGcgtggtggggcacacctgtaatcccagcggctctggaggctgaggcaggaggatctcaaggtcaaagccagcttcagcaatttagcaagaccctaagcaactcagggagaccagtctctaggtaaaatataaaaatgggctggggttgtggcttagtggttaagtgcccctgggttaaaccctggtacaaaaaaaacaaaaccaggagATTTGTAGATAATGTTTGCAAATCACAGGGCAAAGGACTATTATCACTGTAGATAAAAATCTCTTACAACTTAACTCTCAGGATCTGATCCAGGGAGTAGAAGAGGGGTGCGCTGGAGCACCCTCTACTCCTGCCCCAGGAGGCACGGAGGGGCCTCGGCAAATGGCTTTCTTGCTGGCCACTTGCGGAATGAGTAGACCCTTTGGGGGTTTGGATTCAGGATTTGTTCCTTGTGTCCAAGACTTTGACAAGAAACTAACAGAGGCAGATGCTGACCTACAAATCTTGATAGAACAACTAATGCTTTTTGATGACAAGCTTCAAAACTGTAAAGATGATGAACAAAGAAAATGGAAACTCAAAGAAACAACAAAGAGCAAGGCAGAGCCTATTAAACACTGCATTGTGTTGCTGCAGATTGCTAAAGACCAGGGTAATGCCGAGAAGCATGCAGATGGAATTATCGGTACTGTTAATCCTGTGGATGCAATATGTCAACCCAGTTCCTGGGAACCTGTAGCAGCACGCTGCCATCCCAGACTGTCTTACCTCCAGAACCAGCTCAGCTGTGTAAGTCAGAGCAGTGTCCGTCTTCCTTACCCGTGGGACCTGGGTTAGCTACCTTGGGACATCATCAGACTCCAACACCAGATAGCACAGGCAGTGGGCATTCGCCACCTAGTAGCAGTCTGACTTCTCCAAGTCATGTCACCTTGTCTCCAAACACAGTCCCAGAGTTCTCTTACTCTAGCAGTGAAGAGGAATTCTATGAGGCCGATGGATTCCATGGGGTGGCTCATCCCCAAA
It encodes the following:
- the Slc11a1 gene encoding natural resistance-associated macrophage protein 1 — its product is MSIAFLDPGNIESDLQAGAVAGFKLLWVLLWATVLGLLCQRLAARLGVVTGKDLGEVCHLYYPKVPRTLLWLTIELAIVGSDMQEVIGTAIAFNLLSAGRIPLWGGVLITIVDTFFFLFLDNYGLRKLEAFFGFLITIMALTFGYEYLVARPAQGPLLRDLFLPSCPGCGHSELLQAVGIVGAIIMPHNIYLHSALVKSREVDRASRAEIREANMYFLIEATIALSVSLVINLFVMAVFGQAFFQKTNQDAYSVCANSSLHDYASIFPRNNDTVSVDIYQGGVILGCLFGPAALYIWAVGLLAAGQSSTMTGTYAGQFVMEGFLRLRWSRFARVLLTRSCAILPTVLVAVFRDLRDLSGLNDLLNVLQSLLLPFAVLPILTFTSMPTVMQEFANGRLSKVITSGIVALVCAINLYFVVSYVSSLPHPAYFGLVALLAVGYLALTTYLVWTCCIAHGATFLTHSSHQHFLYGLLEDRQASRESSG